The following are from one region of the Acidobacteriota bacterium genome:
- a CDS encoding transposase: MPRDLRRYQESGQSHFVTFSCYRRRPFFNHPTRFQLFVLCLEEMRRRFELCVYAYVVMPEHVHLLLSEPEEGILADAIHFLKLSFTKRSRRLPTDESGNFWQKRYYDRNVRDHHEFIVKLGYIHRNPVKRGLVARPEQWKWSSCRHYALRETNVVEIESEWTARDREKSLVGPDRIFLNPG, translated from the coding sequence ATGCCTCGCGATCTCCGGAGATACCAGGAATCCGGCCAATCGCATTTCGTCACCTTCAGTTGTTATCGCCGCCGGCCTTTCTTTAACCACCCTACGCGTTTTCAACTGTTCGTTCTCTGTCTGGAAGAGATGCGCCGCCGCTTCGAACTCTGCGTTTACGCTTATGTAGTAATGCCAGAACACGTCCACCTGTTGCTGAGCGAACCGGAAGAGGGAATACTAGCGGACGCCATTCACTTCCTGAAGCTGTCATTCACCAAGCGCTCGCGTCGTTTACCGACGGACGAGTCTGGGAACTTCTGGCAAAAGCGATACTACGACCGCAATGTAAGAGACCACCATGAGTTCATAGTGAAATTGGGCTACATTCACAGGAACCCAGTAAAGAGAGGATTGGTCGCGCGTCCAGAACAATGGAAGTGGAGTAGTTGTCGGCACTACGCCTTGCGGGAAACAAACGTGGTGGAGATTGAGTCAGAATGGACAGCGCGCGATCGCGAGAAGAGTCTTGTGGGCCCCGATCGAATATTCCTGAACCCAGGTTAG
- a CDS encoding translocation/assembly module TamB domain-containing protein: MSEPTPAQRRSWWKLFRLFCLFAAVALSLLGWYVTTDSFQQMVRRRVVAALEKATGGRVEIGQIHTIPFRLRVDVRDLIIHGREAADQAPYLRVDRVLVEVKIIALFSTEIGLHSLLVEHPVAHIIVYPDGSTNQPTPPVSQSPGKEPVDELFSLSVSEVGVQQGELQWDQRKIPLNLNARNVALKLNYSFLHGQYEAHFSVGSASTRIRQSPPFAWRADTALVLARDHADISALNFATGKSEIHFTGRVVDFHNPQATGDYRGTLDVGELAALAQQPEFRKGTAQFGGHGSWSLATFSADGTLLAKDIEWSNGQLKTQNGRLAATYSITPDRFRVASIKASLFGGDLQGDVDVANWQASMESAPSKNRPSSVGRISTVNPQRGSVRLQLTGFPIAPVVATVSARKVPLDQLNLSGTTSGKVDVLWVGSIHDAETRVSLAIAAPEKPQPGQLPARGELSAIYRGSHDELQVDQFRLNTPASEITASGSLSSTSSLKVAATSHDLREWRPLIQAAYGSGTLPFTIHGWANFNGLVTGRLSFMQVNGNLEVYDFETAIPINEHQPATVIHWDALTATIQYSSKNFAAHNGVLLHGKTSARFELNTALTAGASQLDGPLTFHVDLRNADVAEVLQLAGSTMPISGVGDVSFNVTGTRAHHQGQGHIEVRDARVYGSPVPILRSDVHLTEDEFQFNNLATSVYDAPVTGSGAVNLSTRAFRANLSGRDLDLVHFPKLQTGRVTVDGRVDFNAQVSGTTEQPSVEAHLHVRDLAFDKERAGDLYLDAVPQDHQLAIQGHTEFDKASLKIQGTIQMEKDFLADLDLSFQHLDVDALLSVYLPGKITGHSTLAGKLALHGPLRDPRRLSATATLDSLDFEVTHVRLQNAEPVRLELADQVLRIESFHMSGSGTDFTAHGRAQLTEPRAMDVRLDGTVNMALLQTINPKISARGMLNLNLTAGGTYSNPVLQGRLEVKDTFVSHNDFPSGLSDLNGVLLFDQNRIQIESLNGTTGGGTIALTGFGSYQNGTFQMDIAANAQGVRLRYPPGVSSTANANLRLSGSSNAALLSGDVLVTKLGVTPGFDFGAYLEKSKRSITVAGADTLESRLRLDIHVQTMPELQMQTAIAKLSGSADLRVRGTADHPVAIGRVSANEGGEISFNGTKYRLERGEVTFSNPAKTEPIIDIQAATRVRDYDITVNISGDVTKTNNLKATWHSEPPLPEADVIALLALGRTREESAQLQGSGLSSGFGGEASNLLINEALNTAVSSRVQRLFGVSRIKIDPQGLTSETNVVRGPQVTIEQQVASNLTITYSTNVSVATQQIIQVEYNVTRNVSIVALRDQNGVVSFDVKIRQRKR, encoded by the coding sequence TTGAGTGAGCCCACTCCTGCTCAACGCCGCAGCTGGTGGAAACTGTTTCGGCTGTTCTGCCTTTTTGCTGCTGTCGCTTTGAGCCTGCTGGGCTGGTATGTCACCACCGATTCTTTTCAGCAAATGGTTCGTCGTCGCGTGGTCGCCGCCCTTGAGAAGGCAACGGGCGGCCGCGTCGAGATTGGCCAAATCCACACGATTCCGTTTCGCCTCCGCGTCGATGTTCGCGATCTGATCATTCATGGGCGGGAGGCCGCCGACCAGGCGCCCTATCTGCGTGTGGACCGCGTGCTGGTTGAAGTGAAGATCATTGCTCTGTTCAGCACCGAGATCGGCTTGCATTCGCTGCTGGTGGAACATCCCGTCGCCCACATCATCGTCTACCCGGATGGATCGACGAACCAGCCCACACCGCCAGTCAGCCAGTCTCCGGGCAAAGAGCCTGTCGACGAACTCTTCTCGCTGTCTGTCTCCGAGGTCGGAGTGCAGCAGGGCGAATTGCAGTGGGACCAAAGGAAAATACCCCTCAATCTGAACGCCCGCAACGTCGCACTGAAGCTGAACTACTCGTTTCTCCATGGTCAGTATGAAGCTCACTTTTCTGTCGGCAGCGCCAGTACCCGCATTCGTCAATCTCCGCCCTTCGCCTGGCGAGCGGATACCGCACTGGTCCTCGCGCGCGATCATGCCGACATCAGCGCGCTGAACTTTGCTACCGGAAAATCGGAAATTCATTTCACAGGCCGCGTGGTGGATTTTCACAATCCGCAGGCCACGGGCGACTACCGCGGAACACTCGATGTCGGAGAATTAGCAGCACTCGCGCAACAGCCTGAATTTCGCAAAGGGACAGCGCAATTCGGCGGCCACGGTTCCTGGAGCCTCGCGACCTTTTCGGCGGATGGAACCCTGCTCGCCAAAGACATTGAGTGGTCCAATGGGCAGTTAAAAACGCAGAATGGACGTCTCGCGGCGACGTATTCCATTACCCCGGACCGTTTCCGCGTTGCGTCGATCAAGGCCAGCCTTTTCGGCGGCGACTTGCAAGGCGACGTCGACGTGGCCAACTGGCAGGCTTCGATGGAGTCCGCGCCCAGCAAGAATCGTCCAAGCAGTGTCGGACGAATTTCTACCGTGAATCCGCAACGCGGATCGGTGCGCCTGCAACTCACAGGCTTTCCCATTGCACCCGTGGTCGCTACCGTGAGCGCCCGCAAGGTTCCTCTCGATCAGCTGAATTTGTCCGGAACGACCAGCGGGAAAGTGGATGTGCTGTGGGTGGGCTCGATCCACGATGCCGAGACCCGCGTGAGCCTGGCGATAGCGGCGCCGGAAAAACCGCAGCCCGGACAACTGCCAGCGCGTGGTGAACTCTCCGCGATCTATCGGGGATCGCACGATGAATTACAGGTCGATCAGTTTCGCCTCAATACGCCTGCTTCTGAGATCACAGCGAGCGGCAGTTTGTCTTCAACTTCTTCGTTGAAAGTCGCCGCCACCAGCCACGACCTGCGCGAGTGGCGCCCTTTGATCCAAGCGGCCTACGGATCCGGTACTCTTCCTTTTACGATTCACGGTTGGGCGAACTTCAACGGCCTCGTCACGGGCCGTCTTTCCTTCATGCAGGTGAACGGGAACCTCGAAGTGTATGACTTCGAAACTGCTATCCCGATCAATGAGCACCAGCCTGCGACGGTGATTCACTGGGATGCGCTTACCGCCACCATCCAATATTCCAGCAAGAATTTTGCAGCGCACAACGGCGTCCTGCTCCACGGTAAGACCAGTGCGCGTTTCGAGTTGAACACCGCGTTGACGGCAGGAGCTTCGCAACTCGACGGTCCGCTTACATTCCATGTCGACCTGCGCAATGCAGATGTTGCCGAAGTCTTGCAGCTTGCCGGATCGACGATGCCGATCAGCGGTGTGGGAGACGTTTCCTTCAATGTGACGGGCACTCGCGCGCATCATCAGGGACAGGGCCATATTGAGGTACGCGACGCCAGAGTCTACGGATCGCCCGTTCCGATTCTCCGCAGCGACGTCCATCTCACAGAGGACGAATTTCAATTCAACAATCTGGCCACCAGTGTGTACGACGCTCCTGTGACAGGCAGCGGCGCTGTGAACCTCTCCACGCGCGCGTTTCGCGCGAATCTTTCCGGGCGCGATCTGGATCTTGTCCATTTCCCCAAGCTCCAGACCGGGCGTGTCACGGTGGACGGCCGCGTCGACTTCAACGCGCAGGTCAGTGGTACAACGGAGCAACCCTCCGTCGAAGCTCACCTTCATGTGCGTGATCTTGCTTTTGACAAGGAGCGTGCCGGAGATCTTTATCTCGATGCAGTTCCGCAGGATCACCAGCTGGCCATTCAAGGACACACGGAGTTCGACAAAGCGTCCCTGAAAATCCAGGGAACGATCCAAATGGAGAAAGACTTCCTCGCCGATCTGGACCTGTCATTCCAGCATCTCGATGTCGATGCGCTCCTCAGCGTTTACCTGCCGGGAAAGATTACGGGGCACTCTACCCTGGCAGGAAAGCTTGCCCTGCATGGCCCTCTCCGCGATCCCCGGCGGCTGAGCGCAACTGCAACGCTCGATTCCCTCGATTTCGAAGTCACACATGTGCGCCTGCAGAATGCCGAGCCTGTGCGCCTCGAATTGGCTGATCAGGTTCTCCGCATCGAGAGCTTCCATATGTCCGGTAGTGGAACCGACTTCACAGCCCATGGCCGAGCGCAGCTAACCGAGCCGCGAGCCATGGACGTCCGTCTCGATGGCACGGTCAACATGGCGCTGTTGCAAACCATCAATCCAAAGATTTCCGCGCGCGGCATGCTCAACCTCAACCTGACTGCCGGCGGCACCTATTCCAACCCGGTCTTACAGGGGCGCCTCGAAGTCAAAGATACTTTCGTCAGCCATAATGATTTTCCGAGTGGACTAAGCGATCTGAACGGCGTTCTCCTTTTTGACCAGAACCGCATCCAGATCGAGAGCCTGAACGGCACCACCGGCGGCGGCACGATCGCGCTCACGGGCTTCGGCAGCTACCAGAACGGCACCTTCCAGATGGACATTGCGGCCAATGCCCAGGGAGTCCGGTTGCGCTATCCGCCGGGCGTAAGTTCAACTGCGAATGCAAACCTGCGTCTATCCGGCTCGTCGAACGCTGCGCTGCTCAGCGGTGACGTGCTCGTCACCAAATTGGGGGTAACGCCGGGCTTCGATTTCGGCGCGTATCTGGAAAAGAGCAAGCGCTCGATCACGGTAGCTGGAGCCGATACGCTGGAGAGCCGTCTCCGTCTCGATATTCACGTCCAGACCATGCCTGAATTGCAGATGCAGACTGCGATTGCGAAGCTTTCGGGCAGCGCTGACCTGCGGGTTCGTGGTACCGCTGACCATCCGGTAGCGATTGGACGAGTGAGCGCCAATGAAGGCGGCGAGATTTCTTTCAACGGTACAAAGTACCGGCTGGAACGCGGCGAAGTAACCTTTTCAAACCCGGCCAAGACGGAACCCATCATCGACATTCAAGCGGCCACCCGCGTTCGGGACTACGACATCACCGTCAACATCAGCGGCGACGTGACCAAGACCAACAACCTGAAAGCCACGTGGCACTCCGAACCTCCTCTGCCAGAGGCCGACGTGATTGCCTTATTGGCACTGGGCCGCACACGCGAAGAATCGGCGCAACTGCAGGGCAGCGGACTATCTTCCGGTTTCGGAGGAGAAGCATCCAATCTATTGATCAACGAAGCGTTGAATACAGCCGTCAGTAGCCGGGTACAGCGCTTGTTTGGCGTGAGTCGCATCAAGATCGATCCACAGGGCCTGACGAGCGAAACCAACGTGGTCCGCGGACCGCAAGTCACGATTGAGCAGCAAGTCGCCAGCAACCTCACCATCACTTACAGTACGAACGTCTCGGTTGCAACGCAGCAGATCATCCAGGTGGAATACAACGTCACCAGAAATGTGTCGATCGTCGCACTGCGCGACCAGAACGGAGTAGTCAGCTTCGACGTAAAGATCCGCCAGCGCAAGCGCTAG
- a CDS encoding bleomycin resistance family protein, with protein sequence MEAKGLTPILNVSDIAGTVAWFEKWGWKKLWDWGTPPTFASIGSGTKTRIFLCLGAQGGRGRGANTTTFQQDGDEAGDKGVWMSVWVDDVDAMHTHCVAAGLEVTFPPTDMPWNVREMHLRHPDGHVFRVSCGFEREK encoded by the coding sequence ATGGAAGCCAAAGGGTTGACTCCGATATTGAACGTGTCCGACATTGCCGGGACGGTGGCGTGGTTTGAGAAGTGGGGATGGAAGAAATTGTGGGACTGGGGAACGCCTCCGACGTTTGCCTCGATTGGATCGGGTACGAAAACCCGCATCTTTCTTTGCCTGGGGGCGCAGGGAGGCCGCGGCCGCGGCGCGAACACCACCACTTTTCAGCAGGACGGAGACGAAGCGGGCGATAAGGGCGTCTGGATGTCGGTGTGGGTCGACGACGTGGACGCGATGCACACGCACTGCGTCGCCGCCGGGCTGGAGGTTACATTTCCGCCGACCGATATGCCGTGGAACGTCCGCGAGATGCACCTTCGCCACCCCGATGGCCACGTGTTCCGCGTCAGCTGCGGATTCGAGCGCGAAAAGTAG
- a CDS encoding S9 family peptidase: MRTLCLFAIVILMTTVATSQTLPAPQAITDPKLITSKPNAHVEKNLSIEKLYMTRLVGGADWSPDGKSIVFVSNLSGRNNLWTVPSDGGWPIQLTVSNERQTSPVWSPDGKWIAYMSDYDGDEQWDIFFVSPKTGQVVNVTKTREIAEESPAWSPDSRYLAYMVKPKTSSVFEIDVYDTVMREVKHLTTGTAADRMNVAPIWSKDGKFIVYTQDQSKGTDSNVFMVDVESAQSTLLTPHDGEKLHSAYDVSPDGKRVLITSNAANGYQNVGLIDIGTKKIHWLTQDKWEISAGSFSPDGRHLTYTANVDGNTDVYLYDIAAGKARALPLPKGLNEPGAGNSSFSHDNARLLYFHNGPTAPGDLWTYTLADGKSRQVTHALIGGVRSQDMVEPSLVHYPSKDGKWTISAFVYVPYNLPRNGQHPAIVYVHGGPTAQTMNTFNRFVQYMANQGYLVIAPNYRGSTGYGKEFQQANLFDMGGGDLQDVLSAADWIKQTGYVDPKKLILMGGSYGGYLTMMGVTKAPDVWAAGVPIVPFVNWFTEIQNEDPVLQQSDLATMGDLVKNKALYEDRSPINFVDQIKAPLYLLAGGNDPRCPKSEAQQVMDAVKKRGGVVEYKVYENEGHGFAKVENQIDAYKRVADFLKAHVPPADCSCSLNE, from the coding sequence ATGCGCACTCTTTGTCTCTTTGCTATTGTCATATTGATGACTACCGTGGCCACATCGCAAACGTTGCCTGCTCCGCAAGCGATTACCGATCCCAAGCTGATCACTTCCAAGCCGAATGCCCATGTGGAGAAAAATCTATCCATTGAGAAGCTATACATGACCCGGTTGGTGGGCGGAGCGGACTGGTCTCCGGATGGAAAGTCGATCGTGTTCGTGAGCAATCTCAGCGGGCGCAACAATCTTTGGACGGTGCCGTCCGATGGCGGATGGCCGATCCAGTTGACGGTCAGCAACGAGCGGCAGACATCACCCGTGTGGTCTCCCGATGGCAAGTGGATCGCCTACATGTCCGACTACGATGGCGACGAGCAGTGGGACATCTTTTTTGTGTCGCCGAAAACCGGGCAGGTTGTGAACGTCACGAAGACCCGCGAGATTGCGGAAGAGAGTCCGGCGTGGTCTCCCGATAGCCGCTATCTCGCCTACATGGTGAAGCCGAAGACGTCGTCCGTGTTTGAGATTGACGTCTATGACACGGTGATGCGCGAGGTGAAGCATCTCACCACCGGAACTGCCGCCGATCGGATGAACGTGGCGCCGATCTGGTCGAAAGATGGCAAGTTCATCGTCTACACGCAGGACCAGTCGAAGGGCACCGATTCGAACGTCTTCATGGTGGATGTGGAAAGCGCGCAGAGCACGCTGCTGACGCCGCATGACGGCGAGAAACTCCACTCTGCATACGACGTTTCGCCCGACGGCAAGCGCGTTCTGATCACTTCGAATGCCGCCAATGGCTATCAGAACGTTGGACTCATCGACATCGGCACCAAGAAGATTCACTGGCTTACGCAGGACAAGTGGGAAATCTCGGCAGGCAGTTTTTCTCCCGACGGCCGCCATCTGACCTACACCGCAAATGTGGATGGCAACACCGATGTTTATCTCTATGACATCGCGGCCGGGAAGGCGCGCGCACTGCCGTTGCCGAAGGGACTGAATGAACCCGGCGCTGGGAATTCGTCATTCAGTCATGACAACGCGAGACTGCTTTATTTTCACAATGGCCCCACCGCGCCCGGCGACCTCTGGACCTACACGCTGGCGGATGGAAAGTCCCGCCAGGTTACACACGCGCTGATCGGGGGCGTGCGCTCGCAGGACATGGTTGAGCCGTCGCTGGTGCACTATCCAAGCAAAGACGGCAAGTGGACGATTTCCGCGTTCGTCTACGTCCCTTACAATCTGCCGCGCAATGGACAGCATCCGGCAATTGTGTACGTACATGGTGGGCCGACTGCGCAGACGATGAATACGTTCAACCGCTTCGTCCAGTACATGGCGAACCAGGGTTATCTGGTGATCGCGCCCAACTATCGCGGTTCGACGGGCTACGGGAAAGAATTTCAGCAGGCGAACCTGTTCGACATGGGCGGGGGTGATTTACAGGATGTGCTCTCGGCAGCCGACTGGATCAAGCAGACGGGATACGTCGATCCGAAGAAGCTGATCCTGATGGGTGGCAGCTATGGCGGCTATCTGACCATGATGGGCGTCACGAAAGCGCCGGACGTTTGGGCGGCGGGCGTGCCGATCGTGCCATTCGTGAACTGGTTCACGGAAATTCAGAATGAAGATCCGGTGCTGCAGCAGAGCGATCTGGCGACGATGGGCGACCTGGTGAAGAACAAAGCTCTCTACGAAGATCGCTCGCCGATCAACTTCGTGGATCAGATCAAGGCTCCGCTGTATTTGCTGGCGGGCGGCAATGATCCTCGGTGCCCGAAGTCGGAAGCGCAGCAGGTCATGGACGCGGTCAAGAAACGCGGCGGCGTGGTCGAATACAAAGTTTACGAAAACGAAGGCCACGGCTTCGCGAAAGTGGAAAATCAGATCGACGCTTACAAGCGAGTCGCAGACTTTCTGAAAGCTCACGTCCCACCTGCGGATTGCAGCTGCTCGCTGAATGAGTAG
- a CDS encoding DUF2127 domain-containing protein translates to MHPYVHDPAHIKGLRTVATVEFTKGVIVVLAGLGLFSMRHRDIWGIAESFLEFFHANPYHHYVGVFIDLVYRISDMHLWKIATVASVYVILRFIEAYGLWYALPWAEWLAFASGTIYIPFELVDLLHRPTWFRLLVLTVNLVIVLYMLYLRLDALEKRRIARAQQTAG, encoded by the coding sequence ATGCATCCGTACGTCCACGACCCCGCGCACATTAAAGGCCTGCGTACCGTTGCCACCGTGGAATTCACCAAAGGCGTGATCGTGGTGCTGGCTGGTCTCGGCCTGTTTTCGATGCGCCACCGGGACATCTGGGGAATCGCCGAGAGTTTTCTGGAATTCTTTCACGCCAATCCCTATCACCACTACGTCGGCGTGTTCATCGACCTGGTCTACCGGATCAGCGATATGCACTTGTGGAAGATTGCCACCGTGGCCAGTGTGTATGTCATTCTTCGTTTTATCGAAGCGTATGGCCTCTGGTACGCATTGCCCTGGGCGGAATGGTTGGCGTTCGCATCCGGAACGATCTACATTCCGTTCGAACTTGTGGATTTACTGCACCGTCCAACCTGGTTTCGATTGCTGGTGCTGACGGTCAATCTCGTCATTGTTCTCTACATGCTATACCTGCGCCTGGATGCGCTTGAGAAACGCCGCATCGCCCGCGCACAGCAGACCGCAGGGTAG
- a CDS encoding phosphoesterase, whose amino-acid sequence MRVRVFYHDKCFDGACSAALFSRFYRERVRDDGEFVYTGLLHRAGALFNENDFDGDENAIVDFKYSSSPKITWWFDHHESAFLTPADAAHFERDPSNHKFYDPAYKSCTSFIAMIAEQHFGFDPRPVAELVHWTDIVDGALYESAKSAVEMQAPAMKLTMAIEAVQDPNFVKKMIPLLATQSLASILEEPLVAAVLPPLLERHQRSVDILRKRSVEEQGTIFFDLTDLELEGYNKFIPYYLHPESIYSVGLSKSSFRVKVSVGSNPWSKREPTVNLAKVCERYGGGGHARVGAISFDVTKGDDARKAAKEIVEELRASVQP is encoded by the coding sequence TTGCGAGTTCGCGTTTTCTACCACGACAAATGTTTTGACGGTGCCTGTTCGGCTGCGCTTTTTTCGCGTTTTTACCGCGAGCGCGTCCGCGATGATGGAGAGTTCGTCTACACCGGTCTGCTGCACCGCGCCGGGGCTTTGTTCAACGAGAACGATTTTGACGGCGACGAGAACGCCATCGTTGACTTCAAATATTCCAGCTCGCCCAAGATCACGTGGTGGTTCGATCATCACGAGAGCGCATTTCTGACGCCCGCGGATGCCGCTCATTTCGAACGCGACCCAAGCAATCACAAGTTCTATGATCCCGCGTACAAATCCTGCACCAGCTTCATTGCGATGATCGCCGAGCAGCACTTTGGGTTCGATCCGCGCCCAGTTGCGGAACTCGTCCACTGGACTGATATCGTCGATGGGGCACTTTACGAAAGCGCGAAGTCCGCTGTCGAAATGCAAGCTCCGGCCATGAAATTGACCATGGCAATTGAAGCCGTGCAAGATCCCAATTTCGTCAAGAAAATGATTCCTCTGCTGGCAACCCAATCCCTTGCCAGCATCCTCGAAGAACCGTTGGTCGCCGCCGTGTTGCCGCCACTGTTGGAACGGCATCAACGCTCGGTGGATATTTTGCGCAAGCGTTCGGTGGAGGAGCAGGGAACCATCTTTTTTGACCTCACGGATCTCGAACTCGAGGGTTACAACAAGTTCATCCCGTACTATTTGCATCCGGAATCGATTTACAGCGTGGGACTGAGCAAGAGTTCCTTCCGGGTAAAGGTATCGGTGGGTTCGAATCCGTGGTCGAAGCGCGAGCCGACCGTGAACCTGGCGAAAGTTTGCGAGCGCTATGGCGGAGGCGGCCATGCTCGGGTAGGAGCGATCTCGTTCGATGTCACGAAGGGCGACGACGCCCGCAAAGCGGCAAAAGAAATTGTCGAAGAGTTGCGCGCCAGCGTGCAGCCGTGA
- a CDS encoding nuclear transport factor 2 family protein, producing the protein MTALFEPDAVVDIGGGTFLRGKEAIHEFFTQLQVTGFGPEKRHFEFGEQRPALICGDLALTSTRCRNGTVTSEVARRQKDGTWLWVIDRYSVA; encoded by the coding sequence ATGACGGCGTTGTTCGAGCCAGACGCGGTCGTCGACATTGGCGGCGGAACGTTCCTGCGTGGCAAAGAGGCCATCCACGAGTTTTTTACTCAACTCCAGGTGACGGGGTTTGGACCGGAAAAACGACACTTCGAGTTCGGAGAACAGCGTCCAGCGCTCATCTGCGGCGATCTGGCCCTCACCTCGACGCGCTGCCGTAATGGCACCGTGACCTCGGAAGTTGCGCGCCGCCAGAAAGATGGAACGTGGCTATGGGTGATTGATAGGTATTCCGTCGCCTAG
- a CDS encoding SEC-C domain-containing protein codes for MKAVIGKIEAVTRQPGFIYTFALILLRDLFFAPNEATEINWHDHLNFQELTFLAGLLVKNEISLSFPAEHESAQWFEEIYRLFDELHKKHHEHFTKEIEKRVKTGIRIEDQEGDYRRTFGSGEMMKEPIFYGGSGAYDFQYLEFATQKYAADKSWVRRHKGIDIAEMSLIARELKRLHEHKYNTHPRVARGEFSKLCTTALSIFCFEETELQQFGVETVSACLRAFSLIPGKVNLSLQLPGQFNQLQSNPIIQLPDRRYFLPIGFNLAEAIYECPFFWMNSDGAYTTEALLHRGQFAENITANLLRNVFGAHNVYTDVEIKKTKSQTITDIDVLAVVGNKAVIAQVKSKRLTEVAKLGNDTRLASDFTLAVQEAYDQALLCRRALLDRNSKLLAGGKEVHLNESIDDAYILCVTLDHYPAVMHQVDVYLKKQAADPFPVAISIFDLDMLAFYLADPFEFAYYLRQRTELGGYYKADTEMSLLGKHLKQKLFKNNEADLEIVDGSFAQLVDANFPVLRGSVPKTAAADKLHHQWKNADFQNLVDQAKSTNEPRFSDVVFFLYDLAGEGADGLIQALKMLKRKTTADHRSHDARMPFSDSPGGITIVSEPTSPAALREKLLGLSRLAKYKSKADVWLGLGCLATSDRLVDAMVFSKEPWKSDPILEGLSKNLRGKPMLPSGEKVGRNQPCPCGSEKKYKHCHGAS; via the coding sequence ATGAAAGCAGTCATTGGCAAAATTGAAGCCGTGACAAGACAGCCGGGGTTCATCTATACGTTCGCTTTAATACTGCTGCGCGACTTGTTTTTCGCTCCTAACGAGGCTACGGAAATCAATTGGCACGACCATCTCAATTTTCAGGAACTAACATTTCTCGCAGGGCTTCTGGTCAAAAATGAAATTAGCCTTAGTTTTCCAGCCGAACACGAGTCTGCGCAGTGGTTTGAAGAAATTTACAGGCTCTTCGACGAACTCCACAAGAAGCATCACGAACATTTCACTAAAGAGATCGAAAAGCGTGTAAAGACTGGCATTCGTATAGAAGATCAGGAAGGCGACTATCGCCGTACATTCGGTTCGGGAGAGATGATGAAGGAGCCAATATTTTACGGTGGCTCGGGAGCATATGACTTCCAATACTTAGAATTCGCGACGCAGAAGTATGCTGCAGACAAGTCCTGGGTTCGTCGGCACAAGGGAATTGATATTGCTGAGATGAGCCTAATAGCCCGAGAACTGAAGAGACTCCATGAGCACAAGTACAACACCCACCCCAGAGTGGCGCGTGGAGAGTTCTCGAAACTCTGTACGACGGCGCTATCAATCTTCTGCTTCGAAGAGACTGAACTTCAACAATTCGGAGTCGAGACGGTTAGCGCCTGTCTGAGGGCATTTTCTTTGATACCAGGGAAGGTCAACTTGAGTCTTCAATTACCTGGCCAGTTTAATCAACTTCAATCAAATCCGATAATTCAACTTCCGGATCGTCGCTACTTCCTCCCAATCGGATTTAACCTTGCAGAGGCAATCTATGAATGTCCATTCTTTTGGATGAATTCCGATGGTGCGTACACCACTGAGGCCCTATTGCACCGCGGGCAGTTTGCCGAGAATATAACAGCGAATCTTCTGCGGAACGTATTTGGTGCCCATAATGTTTACACGGATGTTGAGATCAAGAAAACTAAGAGCCAGACCATCACCGATATTGATGTGCTTGCTGTTGTCGGTAACAAGGCTGTCATCGCCCAGGTAAAGTCAAAGCGGTTAACCGAAGTCGCGAAACTTGGCAATGACACTCGATTAGCTTCTGATTTCACACTTGCTGTTCAAGAGGCGTACGATCAAGCATTGCTCTGCCGACGAGCATTACTCGACCGAAACAGCAAACTGTTGGCTGGCGGGAAGGAGGTACATCTCAATGAGAGCATAGACGACGCTTACATTCTCTGCGTAACGCTGGATCACTATCCGGCAGTTATGCACCAGGTTGACGTGTACCTCAAAAAGCAAGCGGCTGACCCCTTCCCTGTCGCCATCAGCATCTTTGATTTGGATATGTTGGCATTCTATCTTGCGGATCCATTCGAGTTCGCTTACTACTTGCGCCAGAGAACGGAGCTTGGCGGCTACTACAAGGCCGATACGGAGATGTCTTTACTTGGCAAGCACCTCAAGCAAAAGCTCTTTAAGAACAACGAAGCTGACTTAGAAATTGTTGACGGCAGTTTCGCACAACTCGTGGACGCGAACTTTCCGGTACTCCGCGGGTCTGTACCGAAGACCGCAGCGGCAGACAAACTTCACCACCAATGGAAGAATGCAGACTTTCAAAACCTCGTCGATCAAGCAAAATCTACCAATGAACCGAGGTTCAGTGACGTTGTATTTTTTCTCTACGATCTAGCCGGAGAAGGGGCGGACGGGCTGATCCAAGCACTGAAGATGCTGAAGCGTAAAACAACTGCCGACCACCGAAGTCATGATGCACGAATGCCTTTCTCCGACAGTCCGGGCGGAATAACGATTGTGTCGGAGCCGACCTCTCCGGCAGCGCTTCGGGAAAAACTATTGGGTCTCTCAAGGCTGGCGAAATACAAGTCGAAAGCCGACGTATGGCTCGGACTGGGTTGTCTCGCTACAAGTGATCGTCTAGTTGATGCGATGGTATTTAGTAAAGAACCTTGGAAATCCGATCCCATCTTAGAGGGCTTATCCAAGAATCTCCGTGGTAAACCGATGTTACCCTCGGGTGAGAAGGTAGGAAGAAACCAGCCGTGTCCCTGCGGTAGTGAAAAAAAGTACAAACACTGCCACGGGGCTTCCTGA